From bacterium, one genomic window encodes:
- a CDS encoding DUF2461 domain-containing protein has product MSQAHFSPALFKFLKDLAANNDRDWFQANKERYEDELREPARTFISDFGPQLRKISPHFRADPRKVGGSLFRIHRDVRFSKDKSPYKTHTGIQFRHKAGKDAHAPGFYLHLEPGSCFAGVGIWHPDGESTKKIRSFLVENTSRWKGTTGAKRFRETFELTGDSLKRPPRGIDPDHPLIEDLKRKDFIGVHKISQKDITAPSFLTHYTDLCRTGSAFVKALCEAVGVDY; this is encoded by the coding sequence GCCCCGCCCTGTTCAAGTTCCTCAAGGACCTGGCCGCCAACAACGACCGGGATTGGTTTCAGGCCAACAAGGAACGCTACGAGGACGAGCTGCGCGAGCCCGCTCGCACCTTCATCAGTGACTTCGGACCGCAACTCAGAAAGATCAGTCCACACTTTCGCGCCGACCCGCGCAAGGTGGGCGGTTCGCTTTTCCGAATCCACCGTGACGTCCGCTTCTCCAAGGACAAGAGTCCGTACAAGACCCACACCGGCATCCAGTTCCGCCACAAGGCCGGGAAGGACGCCCATGCCCCGGGGTTCTACCTGCATCTCGAGCCCGGCAGCTGTTTCGCCGGCGTGGGCATCTGGCATCCGGACGGCGAATCCACCAAGAAGATCCGCAGCTTCCTGGTCGAAAACACCAGCCGCTGGAAGGGGACCACCGGCGCCAAGCGTTTTCGCGAGACTTTCGAGCTGACCGGCGACAGTCTCAAGCGCCCACCTCGCGGCATCGATCCGGACCATCCCCTGATCGAGGATCTGAAGCGCAAGGACTTCATCGGCGTCCACAAGATCAGCCAGAAGGACATCACCGCCCCGAGCTTCTTGACGCACTACACCGACCTGTGCCGAACCGGCAGCGCCTTCGTCAAAGCTCTGTGTGAGGCCGTGGGCGTCGACTACTAG
- a CDS encoding arsenate reductase (glutaredoxin): MLEEHGIDFDYREYRKEPLSEAEIRHVLALLEVGPKDVLRRRDKAFRELGLSGDEPDSILIAHMAAHPTLLQRPIGVVGDRAVIGRPVENLLSLVD; this comes from the coding sequence TTGCTAGAAGAACACGGAATCGACTTCGACTACCGCGAGTACCGCAAGGAGCCTCTCAGTGAAGCCGAGATCCGACATGTGCTCGCCCTACTGGAGGTCGGGCCGAAGGACGTTCTGAGGCGTCGCGACAAGGCCTTTCGCGAGCTCGGACTCTCGGGAGACGAACCCGACTCCATCCTGATCGCGCACATGGCCGCACACCCGACGCTCCTCCAGCGGCCGATCGGAGTGGTTGGCGACCGCGCGGTGATCGGGAGACCGGTCGAGAACCTGCTTTCGCTCGTCGATTGA